A region of Rhizobium indicum DNA encodes the following proteins:
- a CDS encoding TIM barrel protein: MTSIRFALNHMAAPSLAIDDFFALARSLGIDAVEIRNDLSDNAILDGTKPEVIRQAAARHGLTITSINALQRFNEWNATRAAEAQELIDYAGASGAKALVLVPKNDGTGCADGERQANLRQSLVALKPMLEEAGILGLVEPLGFEICSLRSKTEAAEAIKELGAQSTFRLVHDTFHHHLAGEAATFPELAGLVHISGVSDSSVAVADMRDTHRVLVDADDLLDNTGQVRALLQAGYNGPFSFEPFAAEVHALKDPAAALRASMDYLSARV, translated from the coding sequence ATGACTTCGATCCGTTTTGCGCTCAACCATATGGCAGCACCGTCGCTTGCCATCGACGATTTTTTCGCGCTGGCCAGATCGCTCGGCATCGATGCCGTCGAGATCCGCAACGACCTTTCCGACAATGCCATCCTCGACGGCACCAAACCCGAGGTGATCAGGCAAGCGGCTGCCCGCCATGGCCTAACGATCACCTCGATCAACGCCCTGCAGCGCTTCAACGAGTGGAACGCGACCCGGGCCGCCGAAGCGCAGGAACTGATCGATTATGCCGGCGCGTCGGGCGCCAAGGCGCTCGTCCTCGTTCCGAAGAATGACGGCACCGGTTGCGCCGACGGCGAACGGCAGGCCAATCTGCGCCAGTCCCTGGTTGCATTGAAGCCGATGCTCGAGGAAGCCGGTATTCTCGGTCTCGTCGAGCCGCTCGGTTTCGAGATCTGCTCGCTGCGCTCCAAGACCGAGGCGGCCGAGGCCATCAAGGAACTCGGTGCGCAATCCACCTTCAGGCTCGTCCACGACACCTTCCACCATCATCTTGCCGGCGAAGCGGCGACCTTCCCTGAGCTTGCCGGCCTCGTGCACATCTCCGGCGTCAGCGATTCTTCCGTTGCTGTTGCCGATATGCGCGATACTCACCGCGTCCTGGTCGATGCCGACGATCTGCTCGACAATACCGGGCAGGTCAGGGCGCTGCTGCAGGCGGGCTATAACGGCCCGTTCTCCTTCGAGCCCTTCGCAGCCGAGGTGCATGCGCTGAAGGACCCGGCCGCCGCGCTGCGCGCCAGCATGGATTATCTCAGCGCGCGGGTTTGA
- the cobM gene encoding precorrin-4 C(11)-methyltransferase, with translation MTVHFIGAGPGAADLITVRGRDLIARCPVCLYAGSIVSPELLQYCPPGARIVDTAPMSLDEIEAEYLRAAAAGQDVARLHSGDLSVWSAVAEQVRRLQKHGIDYTMTPGVPAFAAAASVLGRELTIPAVAQSLVLTRVSGRASPMPNDETLAKFGATGATLAIHLAIHALKQVVVELTPLYGADCPVAIVVKASWPDERVLRGTLADIEAKVAAEPIERTAIIFVGPSLAAEDFRESSLYDPAYQRRFRGRE, from the coding sequence ATGACGGTGCATTTCATCGGCGCGGGACCAGGTGCTGCGGATCTGATTACGGTGCGTGGCCGCGATCTCATCGCCCGATGCCCGGTCTGCCTTTATGCCGGCTCGATCGTCTCGCCCGAACTGCTGCAATATTGTCCGCCGGGCGCTCGCATCGTCGATACGGCGCCGATGTCGCTCGATGAGATCGAGGCGGAATATCTTCGCGCCGCTGCGGCCGGCCAGGATGTCGCCCGGCTGCATTCCGGCGATCTCTCGGTCTGGAGTGCGGTCGCCGAGCAGGTGCGCCGGCTGCAAAAACACGGCATCGACTATACGATGACGCCAGGCGTTCCGGCCTTTGCCGCCGCAGCCTCTGTCCTCGGCCGCGAGCTGACGATCCCGGCTGTGGCCCAGAGCCTGGTGCTGACCCGCGTTTCCGGCCGCGCTTCACCGATGCCGAATGACGAGACACTGGCGAAGTTCGGCGCGACGGGCGCCACGCTGGCGATCCATCTGGCTATCCACGCGCTGAAGCAGGTGGTGGTAGAATTGACGCCGCTTTACGGCGCCGACTGCCCTGTCGCCATCGTCGTCAAGGCCTCCTGGCCGGACGAGCGCGTCCTGCGTGGCACGCTCGCCGATATCGAGGCAAAGGTTGCAGCCGAACCGATCGAACGCACGGCGATCATCTTCGTCGGCCCTTCTCTCGCGGCCGAGGATTTTCGCGAGAGCTCACTCTATGATCCGGCCTATCAGCGCCGGTTCAGAGGCAGGGAGTAG